Genomic DNA from Gemmatimonadota bacterium:
AGCGCATTGGCGAGAGGCAGAGCGAGAGATGCGGTGTTCCCGGCTCAACCCGAACACCGTTGGCGACCGCGTGCGAAATCGAAAGCACGGCATCGAAACCGGTGGTGTTGAGCGAACGTGCCGCCAACGGCATGAGCGGGAGCCACCGCCGGTACGACTTCGCAATACCGGGCACGTGCTGCAGCCAACTCGTACGCGCGGCCGGCAATGCTAGCGCTGTGCGTTCGGCCTCGGGCATATGATCAATCAGCGCAAAGAGCGTTGCGCTTGGGAACAGCTGAAAGGCTTCTCGTAACACGAGTTCCGCCCCGCCTGGCTGCACGAGCCAGTCGTGTACGATGGCGATTTTCAGCGGCCGATCAGCCACGAACCACCGCTCGCGCCATCAAGTACACCGCACACCCAACGAAGAACGCGATGTTGTGGCGCCAGCCCGGCTTCCCCTGAAACTCTGGGATCAGGTTGGACGCTCCCACATACAGCGTGACGCCAGCGGACAACGCGAGACCGTACTCCGCCAAAGGCGCAACGACATTCGTGGCGATCACACCAGCCACCGTCGCCGCGCCAAGGAGCGCGCCTGCCCCAAGCGCCGAGCGCCGCGATCCACCGGCGGCCACAAACAGCGAGGAAATCGCGAGCCCCTCCGGCAGTTTGTGCAGGAAAATCGCGCCGAACACAAACGCGCCGAGTTGTGCGCTCACCGCAAACGCGCTCGCGATGGCGACGCCATCAACGAACGTGTGCAAGAGCAGCCCAACGAGAGCGGTCCGACTCACGCGTTCCGACACCGCGTGCGTTTCCTCGCCAAAATGGAAATGGCGCACCAACGCGTGCTGCGTGAGGTGCACCAGCACAAAGCCGGCGAGCATCACGATCGCGGCCCGCTCCCCGCCCCGAGCAATCGCCTCGGGAACAATGTCAGCGAGCGCGACCGCAATCAAAAACCCTGCCGACAGCGCGATCATCAACTCGAGCGCCGCACGACTCCAGTTCGGACGCGAGACCACCACGGCCGCTCCGGCCACGTTCGCGAGCGCCGCAAATACCGCGAGCAGTATGGGGAGCGCGCTCACGCGACCCTCCGCATACGCCCAATCGTGCGCGCCCGCAACACCACCTTCGGAACTCGGACCGTCATCACGCATCCACCTCATGCAGAGTCAAACGCTGCGCGGCAGACGTCACCGCACCAACCATTTCCGGAGCACCACAAAACTCCTCTCGCCGGATCGTCCAGCCTCGTGCCGGGAGATCGGCGCGTTCTTCCACACCACTCCCCTGCAACAAATACAGCCACCGATCCGTCCGCGCATACACCCATACGTCGAGCATCGCCGACAGCGACAGTTGCTCGTCATCGCGGTACACCGAGAGTTCGACGCCGGCACTCGCCACGAGCGGAACGGTCATGCGGGCCACTGCGTCGCGCACCTCTGACCGCTCCAGCCCTTCTCCGACAAATCGCCGCCCGCTCCGCACACACTCGACTGAGAAATCCACCACTGGTGGCATCTGTTCAATCAGCGCGGCATACAAATCGGTCGCGCGCTCCCGTGACGCGCGCACCTCAGCCACGTACATCGCGCCCTCGCGTCGAAACGCAAAGGCGTCGTCGTCGCCGCCAAATCGAACAGCCGCTGGCTGTTCCGCGCCACGCGCTCGAAACAACATCAGCCGTGCAGCTCTTTTGCTTTCACGAGCAACGCGGTGCGCACATTGCGCGTCGGATCCTCGAGCACCCACACCATCAACGCCTGCAACGTCTTTCCAAGCGCAGGGCCGGGCGACACACCAACGGTGCGCAAATCATCCCCGTCCACCGCGAGGTCGGCCAACTCAACGGGGTCACGGAACGCGATCTGCACGGCGCGCTTCACGAGGGGATCAGACGCTGTCGCTCCCGTTGACTGCGAAGCGCCCTCGCGCTCCGCCTGACGGAGCGCCGCCGCCAAGGTCAGGAAGCTCTCCACGCGAGTTCTCCCCACGCGGGCAACCCAACGTCGGACCGTTGCATCGACGGGTTCCGCATCGGCGACCCACGACGCCCGGATCTCGGCACCGAGCGCAGCCCACGCGCCAGCCAGGTGCGACATCCAGGCGCCGTCAGCGTTCGAGAAGCGCAACGCCTTGGACACCGCGAGTACGTC
This window encodes:
- a CDS encoding ZIP family metal transporter; the protein is MSALPILLAVFAALANVAGAAVVVSRPNWSRAALELMIALSAGFLIAVALADIVPEAIARGGERAAIVMLAGFVLVHLTQHALVRHFHFGEETHAVSERVSRTALVGLLLHTFVDGVAIASAFAVSAQLGAFVFGAIFLHKLPEGLAISSLFVAAGGSRRSALGAGALLGAATVAGVIATNVVAPLAEYGLALSAGVTLYVGASNLIPEFQGKPGWRHNIAFFVGCAVYLMARAVVRG